A stretch of Portunus trituberculatus isolate SZX2019 chromosome 48, ASM1759143v1, whole genome shotgun sequence DNA encodes these proteins:
- the LOC123498621 gene encoding cuticle protein CP1499-like: protein MRTLVALAVMVAASTHQASSTLTYGSLGPAYGSHAHGISTHATHSQGNAIHGGQTYSYGQPGYVGPLASSVPAGVGGKVIPVSDTYEVEAARGQFFRNYQDQLNTINAIRASRPSRYGHANYAPQPSYGSARPVPVAHSVSAQGVRAPHSTYGQASAPVQVSDTAEVAAAKADFFRLFNQQAAAAAAAPDDYTHYKQY from the exons ATGAGGACTCTG GTTGCtttggcagtgatggtggcggccTCCACCCATCAGGCCTCCAGCACCCTCACCTACGGCAGTCTTGGCCCCGCCTATGGCAGCCACGCACACGGCATCTCCACTCATGCAACCCACTCCCAAGGCAATGCCATCCATGGCGGCCAAACCTACAGCTACGGTCAGCCCGGCTACGTCGGTCCCCTGGCCTCCAGTGTCCCTGCTGGCGTCGGTGGCAAAGTCATCCCTGTGTCGGACACCTACGAGGTGGAGGCAGCCCGCGGACAGTTCTTTAGGAACTACCAGGACCAGTTGAACACCATCAACGCCATCCGTGCCAGCCGCCCCTCCCGTTACGGCCACGCCAACTATGCTCCCCAGCCCTCCTACGGTTCTGCGAGGCCTGTGCCTGTAGCCCACTCTGTTTCCGCCCAAGGCGTGCGTGCGCCTCACTCCACCTACGGACAAGCCAGTGCTCCCGTGCAGGTGAGCGACACTGCGGAAGTAGCAGCCGCAAAAGCTGATTTCTTCCGTCTCTTCAACCAGCaggcagccgccgccgccgccgctcccGACGATTACACCCACTACAAACAATACTGA